From the genome of Arthrobacter russicus:
CTCGCCTGGAATCCGGAATTCCTGCGCGAAGGCCATGCCGTGCAGGACACGATTGCCCCGGATCGGTTGGTCTACGGCGTGCCCGCCGGGGAAGCCGGGCAACGCGCCGCAGCGCAACTCGACGAAGTCTACCGTGCTCCCTTGGCCGCCGGAACTCCGCGGATGATCATGGACTACGCCACCGCGGAGCTCGTCAAAGCAGCCGCGAATTCCTTTCTGGCCACCAAGATCTCCTTCATCAATGCGATGGCCGAGGTCTGCGAAGCCGCCGGGGCCGATGTCACGGTGTTGGCAGATGCGATCGGCATGGATGAACGGATCGGCCGGAAGTTCCTCAACGCCGGGCTCGGTTTCGGCGGTGGCTGCTTGCCCAAAGACATCCGGGCCTTCATGGCCCGGGCCGGCGAGTTGGGGGCGGATCAGGCGTTGACCTTCCTCAAAGAGGTGGACTCGATCAATATGCGCCGCCGAACCAAAGTCGTGGAACTGGTGAAGTCGGCCTGCGCAGCCTTGGATCCGCAGTCTTCCGGATCGTTGATCGGGAAACGGGTCACGGTGCTCGGCGCGGCCTTCAAACCGTACAGCGACGATGTACGGGATTCCCCGGCGCTCAACGTCGCGGCGCAGCTGCAATTACAGGGTGCCACCGTTACCGTGACCGATCCGGAGGCTTTGGAAAATGCTGCGGAGCGATTCCCCACGCTGACCTTCGAACCCGATCTCGACGAAGCCCTAGCCCGCGCCCACGTCGTCGTACTGCTCACCGAGTGGCCAC
Proteins encoded in this window:
- a CDS encoding UDP-glucose dehydrogenase family protein, with translation MRISVIGCGYLGAVHASCLAKMGHEVIGIDVDERKIAELSAGIAPFFEPGLPELLSEAIASGRLRFSTDMADAQGCTVHFVCVGTPQRKGEYAADLSYVNAAFAGLAEFLASGDIAVCKSTVPVGTAARISAELAVSAPGAALAWNPEFLREGHAVQDTIAPDRLVYGVPAGEAGQRAAAQLDEVYRAPLAAGTPRMIMDYATAELVKAAANSFLATKISFINAMAEVCEAAGADVTVLADAIGMDERIGRKFLNAGLGFGGGCLPKDIRAFMARAGELGADQALTFLKEVDSINMRRRTKVVELVKSACAALDPQSSGSLIGKRVTVLGAAFKPYSDDVRDSPALNVAAQLQLQGATVTVTDPEALENAAERFPTLTFEPDLDEALARAHVVVLLTEWPQYRALDPVSLGEKVNAKYLVDGRNILDAAAWRAAGWTYRGMGRP